The proteins below are encoded in one region of Silene latifolia isolate original U9 population chromosome 2, ASM4854445v1, whole genome shotgun sequence:
- the LOC141637209 gene encoding uncharacterized protein LOC141637209 — protein MGEVRDWVEGLWRDAGEREMEKYMIGCWAIWEHRNKVAFDGALVEPDRITSRVRDIILELENGEEGERGRSRRRGRRAEESGNDGWKPARNGYVKVNVDAGVKEGDGVSTGVVCRDMRGEVLWGVTMVRNSEWDPRFAEAVAVYDGLLEAQVRGHQEVVVEGDCLQVIEALQARRNGRSLFLLLIEDILSLSNSFVSVLWSHTSRVNNSVAHALAHIFPRVVGKTVWSNMLPPVASSAVAYDLSLIY, from the coding sequence ATGGGCGAGGTCCGTGACTGGGTGGAGGGACTTTGGAGGGATGCTGGAGAGCGGGAGATGGAGAAATATATGATTGGCTGCTGGGCGATTTGGGAACATAGAAATAAGGTGGCCTTCGATGGAGCTCTGGTGGAACCGGACAGAATCACGAGCAGGGTCAGGGACATCATTTTGGAGTTGGAGAATGGGGAGGAAGGTGAACGAGGCAGATCGAGGAGGCGGGGAAGGAGGGCTGAGGAGAGTGGGAACGACGGGTGGAAGCCGGCAAGGAATGGCTATGTTAAAGTTAATGTGGATGCGGGGGTTAAGGAAGGGGACGGGGTGAGTACGGGGGTGGTGTGCCGGGATATGCGAGGGGAGGTGTTATGGGGAGTGACGATGGTGCGCAACTCGGAGTGGGATCCTCGGTTCGCTGAAGCGGTTGCGGTATATGACGGGCTACTAGAGGCACAGGTTCGTGGGCATCAAGAGGTCGTGGTGGAGGGTGACTGCCTTCAAGTAATTGAAGCGCTGCAAGCACGAAGGAACGGGAGGAGTTTGTTTTTGTTATTGATTGAAGACATTTTATCGCTTTCAAATAGTTTTGTTTCTGTTCTTTGGTCGCATACGAGTCGTGTTAATAACTCGGTTGCACATGCTTTAGCTCATATTTTTCCTAGGGTAGTCGGTAAAACTGTGTGGTCGAACATGTTACCTCCTGTTGCGAGCTCTGCGGTAGCGTAtgatttatcattaatatattga